A region from the Rhodospirillaceae bacterium genome encodes:
- a CDS encoding ABC transporter permease → MAELLINLPAYLSGHIILSVSAILSGLIISIPLGILATRFSRMSSAILGIASVIQTIPSMALLALMVPLLGGVIGFWPAFIALTLYSVLPILRNTVIGILELDPSLIRSANAMGMTQLQRLWIVELPLAAPMIVGGLRIAAVWVVGTATLATPVGAASLGNYIFSGLQTRNWASVLLGCFLAAILAILLDQIIRLLEVSLKEGRKKVGWTAILALIFVVLGGLTPSFVQSNFSYAESKIRQDNISERQFSNGRQDDLSGLTVIVGAKTFTEQFILSNLIAGKLRNAGANVEHISNMGSTILFDALTLNSVDVYVDYTGTIWATIMEREEPIGRMAMYIEVAHYLRDTYGILTLPPLGFQNAYSLAMTRNRAEELNIKSISDLGLVTSNLSIGGDPEFFARQEWIRVRDLYGLDFLSTRSMDSTFMYDAVRDGNVDLITAYTTDGRISAFDLVVLEDPKAAFPPYDAIVLLSPNAQKHPKLVRLLSSLSNSIDEELMRESNKKVDLDGLSPSAVAEFLIDKIK, encoded by the coding sequence ATGGCAGAGCTCTTAATAAATCTTCCTGCCTATCTTTCCGGTCATATTATTTTGTCGGTGAGTGCTATCCTATCAGGGCTGATCATCAGCATACCTCTGGGAATCCTGGCTACTCGCTTCTCGCGCATGTCTTCGGCAATTTTGGGAATTGCAAGTGTTATTCAAACCATTCCTAGTATGGCGTTGCTTGCATTGATGGTCCCTTTATTAGGGGGTGTTATTGGTTTCTGGCCGGCTTTCATTGCTTTAACGCTTTATAGTGTTCTTCCCATCCTCCGCAACACAGTTATTGGCATTCTTGAATTAGACCCGTCCCTTATTCGATCGGCTAACGCTATGGGTATGACTCAATTGCAGCGGTTATGGATAGTAGAGCTTCCTTTGGCAGCGCCAATGATAGTGGGTGGGCTGCGTATCGCAGCCGTGTGGGTGGTTGGAACGGCTACTTTAGCAACTCCCGTAGGGGCTGCCAGTCTCGGGAACTATATTTTTTCGGGGTTACAAACACGGAATTGGGCATCTGTGCTTCTAGGTTGTTTTTTAGCTGCAATTCTTGCCATCTTATTGGATCAAATTATTCGATTGCTTGAGGTGTCGTTGAAGGAGGGTCGTAAAAAGGTAGGGTGGACTGCTATTTTAGCCCTCATCTTCGTTGTTTTAGGAGGTCTTACGCCATCTTTTGTGCAATCAAATTTCTCTTATGCCGAATCAAAAATAAGACAAGACAATATCTCGGAGCGTCAGTTCTCGAATGGGCGTCAAGATGATTTATCTGGGTTGACTGTTATCGTTGGTGCAAAAACCTTTACTGAGCAATTCATACTAAGCAATTTGATTGCTGGAAAACTTCGGAATGCCGGCGCTAATGTGGAACATATTTCCAATATGGGTTCCACCATTCTTTTTGATGCCCTCACACTAAATAGTGTGGATGTCTATGTTGATTACACGGGGACTATTTGGGCTACTATTATGGAGCGCGAAGAACCTATTGGGCGTATGGCTATGTATATAGAGGTCGCCCATTACCTTCGAGATACATATGGCATTTTGACTCTTCCTCCTTTGGGTTTCCAGAATGCCTATAGCCTGGCAATGACCCGCAACCGTGCAGAAGAATTGAATATTAAGTCAATCTCAGATCTTGGGTTGGTAACTTCTAATCTATCAATTGGCGGCGATCCCGAGTTTTTTGCACGTCAGGAATGGATCAGGGTTCGTGACTTATATGGCTTAGATTTTTTATCTACACGCTCGATGGACTCAACATTTATGTATGACGCTGTGCGTGACGGAAACGTAGACCTTATTACTGCATACACAACGGATGGACGTATTTCGGCGTTTGACTTGGTTGTCCTCGAGGATCCAAAAGCAGCCTTCCCGCCTTATGACGCTATAGTGTTGCTTTCACCAAATGCCCAAAAACACCCTAAGCTTGTGCGCCTTCTATCGAGTCTATCAAATAGCATTGATGAAGAACTCATGCGCGAGTCCAATAAAAAGGTTGATTTGGACGGTTTGAGCCCTTCTGCCGTAGCAGAGTTTCTGATAGATAAAATAAAATAG
- a CDS encoding glycine/betaine ABC transporter ATP-binding protein, translating into MLQSDGPLLHLNKVSKIFDGRIRAVDEVTLDVAKGEIVALLGESGCGKSTTLSLINRLIETTSGRIELDGQDIQGVDLIELRRSIGYAFQGIGLFPHMTVEENVGIAPKLSHWESREMKARVDELLSLVHLDPETYKSRMPSQLSGGQQQRVGFARALATSPQLLLLDEPFSALDPITRTNLQMELLEIRKQLELAIVIVTHDVTEAFLLADRIYILKEGRILQSGTPRNLVSDPKSIYVKNLIEMPQKQVQKLRAVLD; encoded by the coding sequence GTGTTGCAGAGTGATGGACCGCTCTTACATCTGAATAAAGTGAGCAAGATATTTGACGGTCGGATCAGGGCTGTCGATGAGGTGACTCTTGATGTGGCCAAGGGCGAGATTGTGGCACTTCTCGGAGAGTCGGGGTGTGGTAAATCAACTACATTGTCATTGATTAATCGCTTGATTGAAACCACTTCAGGAAGAATTGAGCTGGATGGTCAGGATATTCAAGGTGTTGATCTTATTGAATTACGCAGATCTATTGGTTATGCCTTTCAAGGTATTGGCTTATTCCCTCATATGACGGTGGAAGAGAATGTTGGTATTGCGCCCAAGTTGAGTCATTGGGAATCAAGGGAGATGAAAGCTCGCGTGGATGAACTTCTTTCTCTTGTTCACTTAGATCCTGAAACCTATAAAAGCCGGATGCCTTCTCAGTTGTCCGGAGGACAACAGCAACGCGTTGGGTTTGCGCGTGCCCTTGCTACGTCGCCGCAGTTATTACTTCTGGATGAACCTTTTAGTGCTCTTGATCCTATCACGCGTACCAATCTGCAAATGGAACTTCTTGAAATTCGGAAACAATTGGAATTGGCTATTGTTATCGTGACACATGATGTAACGGAAGCATTTCTTTTAGCGGATCGTATCTATATCCTAAAGGAAGGAAGGATTCTTCAGTCAGGAACGCCAAGAAATCTAGTTTCTGATCCCAAATCTATTTATGTTAAAAACCTCATCGAGATGCCCCAAAAGCAAGTTCAAAAACTACGGGCGGTTCTAGACTAA
- a CDS encoding transcriptional regulator codes for MRPDPTTSRYLRLKQIIGDQKALPRLEPLLPISASSWWAGVAEGRFPKPVKLGPNTTAWRWEDIQILLDNFAEGQSNERR; via the coding sequence ATGAGACCCGACCCAACCACCTCACGATATTTGCGATTGAAGCAGATTATCGGCGACCAGAAGGCCTTGCCCCGACTAGAACCCTTGTTACCCATATCCGCTTCGTCATGGTGGGCTGGTGTTGCCGAGGGCCGCTTCCCAAAGCCTGTAAAGCTTGGACCCAATACCACGGCGTGGCGATGGGAGGACATCCAGATTCTGCTTGATAATTTTGCTGAGGGCCAGAGCAATGAACGCCGTTAA
- a CDS encoding integrase, giving the protein MPKGKHPTNALNAKRVSKLVDPGRYTDGNGLYLIVDKSGAKRWVLRCMVGGRRRDMGLGGLKTVSLAKARQLAQSYRAIARSGGDPLANRRRERTIVPTFALASRNVHTTLVPNWSNPKHAAQWIRTLEEYAYPVIGKRLVSQVSSGDVLRILSPIWLSKPETAKRLSQRVATVLKWARANGYVSGDDPVAGAMVGLPKQPRKVRRYAAVDFDAVSTLVKEIRNCSSEPMSKLAFEFLILTASRTKEVLEARWEEVELSTKLWTLPPERTKTSQPHRVPLTDRIEEILQEARSLSPESQFVFPNVRTGKPLSYNTLLHVLQKRVGSTATVHGFRSSFKDWASETTNFPNEVSEMALSHKIPNKVEAAYRRGDLLGKRREMMQAWADYVCENTGRVVSVKFGSTG; this is encoded by the coding sequence ATGCCGAAGGGTAAACACCCGACTAATGCGCTTAATGCCAAACGCGTCTCCAAACTTGTGGACCCGGGACGATATACTGACGGAAACGGATTGTATCTAATTGTTGATAAATCTGGCGCAAAACGCTGGGTGTTACGATGCATGGTCGGTGGTCGGCGACGGGACATGGGATTAGGTGGGTTAAAGACAGTCTCTTTGGCGAAAGCACGGCAACTCGCGCAGAGTTACCGCGCTATCGCGAGAAGTGGAGGAGACCCCCTCGCCAATCGGCGACGAGAAAGGACCATCGTTCCAACGTTTGCGCTTGCATCGAGGAACGTCCATACAACTTTAGTGCCTAACTGGAGCAATCCCAAACACGCAGCGCAATGGATAAGAACATTAGAGGAGTACGCTTACCCGGTTATTGGTAAACGACTCGTGTCCCAGGTGTCTTCGGGTGATGTGTTGCGTATCCTCTCGCCTATCTGGCTGAGCAAACCAGAGACTGCAAAACGCCTTTCGCAACGAGTTGCAACGGTTCTCAAATGGGCAAGAGCGAATGGGTATGTTTCTGGGGATGATCCAGTAGCAGGCGCTATGGTTGGGTTACCTAAGCAGCCTCGTAAAGTTCGTCGTTATGCAGCGGTTGATTTCGATGCTGTTTCGACACTAGTGAAAGAAATTCGAAACTGTTCATCCGAACCTATGTCTAAGCTAGCCTTTGAATTTCTAATATTAACCGCATCGCGTACCAAGGAGGTCCTGGAGGCGCGGTGGGAGGAAGTAGAATTGTCAACGAAGCTTTGGACATTACCGCCGGAACGGACAAAAACCAGTCAACCGCATCGGGTGCCGCTTACAGATCGGATAGAAGAGATCCTTCAAGAAGCTAGAAGCTTGTCACCTGAGTCTCAATTCGTTTTCCCCAATGTGAGGACGGGAAAGCCATTATCGTACAATACGCTACTGCACGTTCTGCAGAAACGCGTCGGTAGTACTGCTACCGTTCATGGGTTTAGGTCTAGTTTCAAGGACTGGGCATCGGAGACGACGAATTTTCCCAACGAGGTTTCAGAAATGGCGCTGTCACACAAAATACCCAACAAAGTGGAGGCGGCTTATCGGCGAGGAGATCTTTTAGGAAAGCGTCGTGAGATGATGCAAGCTTGGGCGGACTACGTCTGCGAGAACACGGGACGGGTGGTCTCTGTTAAATTCGGATCTACAGGTTAA
- a CDS encoding RNA 2',3'-cyclic phosphodiesterase: MLRLFVAVCFPKEVREGLSKLQTGVVGVNWVPAENLHLTLRFVGEVPESDVQDICSALTEIRSEPFKINFGELGWFGGRNKIRTLWIGIDHCSELDGLKRAVDQKLFLSGVGRTTKSFVPHVTLGRVREKPRGLQXFFSWGISISQRPVMVGQFCLVSSVLSKNGPIYRPLLVHSFVGSG; encoded by the coding sequence ATGCTTCGGTTATTTGTGGCTGTTTGTTTTCCTAAAGAGGTGAGGGAAGGCCTGTCTAAGCTTCAGACTGGGGTGGTTGGTGTGAATTGGGTTCCTGCTGAGAATTTACATCTAACATTGCGATTTGTAGGTGAAGTTCCCGAAAGTGATGTTCAGGATATTTGTTCTGCGTTGACAGAGATTCGTAGTGAGCCATTTAAGATAAATTTTGGTGAATTGGGTTGGTTTGGGGGTCGTAACAAAATACGTACTTTGTGGATAGGTATAGACCATTGTTCTGAGCTTGATGGGCTCAAACGAGCGGTAGATCAGAAATTATTTTTGAGTGGAGTGGGCAGAACTACAAAGAGTTTTGTTCCTCATGTCACTCTGGGGCGCGTGAGGGAGAAGCCACGAGGTTTGCAGGANTTTTTCTCGTGGGGGATATCTATTAGCCAGAGACCCGTAATGGTAGGCCAATTTTGTTTGGTTTCCAGTGTATTAAGTAAAAATGGTCCAATTTATCGCCCGTTATTGGTACATTCTTTTGTTGGCTCTGGATAA
- a CDS encoding glutathione S-transferase yields MYELYTWGTPNGRKVSIALEELALDYKVKAINITKDEQFAPDFLAISPNNKIPALVDTKANFALMESGAILIYLADKVGELLPPSGEGRYEVLQWLMMQMGSVGPMXGQTHHFVKFNKGKSAYAEEXYSSETNRIYGVXDKRLSTSQFLTKSFSIADIATWPWISRFEWQGXDFSKYPNLLRWYLEIADRPATQRGYDVPQTGAEIPRP; encoded by the coding sequence GTGTACGAATTATATACTTGGGGCACACCTAATGGCAGAAAAGTTTCGATTGCCTTGGAGGAATTGGCTCTGGATTATAAGGTTAAGGCTATAAACATAACTAAAGATGAGCAATTTGCTCCTGATTTCTTAGCCATTAGTCCCAATAATAAGATACCCGCGCTAGTTGATACCAAAGCCAATTTTGCCCTGATGGAGTCCGGGGCAATACTGATTTATTTGGCGGATAAAGTTGGTGAATTGTTGCCCCCTTCTGGAGAGGGGCGGTATGAGGTTCTTCAGTGGCTTATGATGCAGATGGGTTCCGTGGGACCAATGNTGGGGCAAACCCATCACTTTGTTAAATTCAATAAAGGTAAGTCGGCTTATGCNGAGGAGNGGTACTCTTCNGAGACTAACAGGATTTATGGAGTGNTAGACAAACGGCTCTCTACGTCACAATTTTTGACGAAATCTTTCTCAATCGCTGATATAGCTACCTGGCCATGGATTTCTCGCTTTGAATGGCAGGGANTTGATTTTTCTAAATATCCCAACCTGCTTCGTTGGTATTTAGAGATTGCAGACCGGCCTGCCACTCAGAGGGGATATGATGTACCGCAAACTGGGGCTGAGATACCAAGGCCATAA
- a CDS encoding Asp-tRNA(Asn)/Glu-tRNA(Gln) amidotransferase GatCAB subunit B: MVEVKNFVQGETGEWEVIIGLEVHAQVASQSKLFSGASAKFGGDPNSQVSLVDAGMPGMLPVINQYCVEQAVRTGLALGAEINLVSIFDRKNYFYPDLPQGYQISQYSDPIVGRGDLLVKVESGYTRKIGITRLHLEQDAGKSMHDQHPNKTFVDLNRSGIALMEIVTEPDLRSAEEAGAFMAKLRSILRYVGTCDGNMEEGSMRCDANVSVRRPGEPYGTRCEIKNLNSIRFLMRAIDYESGRQVRLIEAGGSIDQETRLFNPDLGETKSMRSKEDSHDYRYFPDPDLLPLRLDSDWVAGLRERLPELPDAKAERFVKHYELTEYDAGVLTSEAERATYFEEIAKGRDSKQVANWVIGELLGRLNREGISIESSKVGAAGLGQLLDLISEGVISNSLAKKVLDEMFSTGEEAAVIVERRGFSQVSDEKQIEEYVQKVLDENLEKVEEFKNGKDKLLGFFVGQVMKLTGGKANPQMVNKILRDLLSK; encoded by the coding sequence TTGGTAGAAGTTAAAAATTTTGTGCAGGGAGAGACTGGTGAGTGGGAGGTCATAATAGGTCTTGAGGTCCACGCGCAGGTTGCGTCCCAATCCAAATTGTTTTCCGGCGCCTCAGCTAAGTTTGGGGGTGACCCGAACTCACAAGTGTCCCTGGTGGATGCAGGAATGCCCGGCATGCTGCCGGTCATTAACCAATATTGTGTGGAGCAAGCAGTTCGTACGGGCCTCGCCCTTGGGGCGGAAATTAATCTGGTGTCGATTTTTGACCGCAAGAATTACTTTTACCCAGATTTGCCGCAAGGTTACCAAATATCGCAATATAGCGATCCCATTGTTGGCCGTGGCGATCTATTGGTAAAAGTGGAATCGGGCTATACCCGAAAAATTGGAATTACTCGCCTGCACCTAGAGCAAGATGCTGGCAAGAGTATGCATGACCAACACCCAAACAAGACTTTTGTGGATCTGAACAGATCTGGCATTGCCCTAATGGAAATCGTCACAGAGCCAGATCTGCGTTCCGCGGAAGAGGCTGGGGCTTTCATGGCGAAGTTGCGATCGATCCTAAGGTATGTGGGGACCTGCGATGGAAATATGGAAGAGGGTTCGATGCGGTGTGACGCCAACGTATCCGTCCGTCGGCCAGGTGAGCCATATGGGACACGCTGTGAAATCAAAAACCTAAATTCTATCCGTTTCTTGATGAGAGCAATTGACTATGAGTCGGGGCGTCAGGTCCGACTTATTGAGGCAGGAGGTTCGATTGATCAGGAAACACGGCTCTTTAATCCAGATTTGGGCGAGACAAAATCAATGCGGTCAAAAGAAGACTCGCATGATTATAGGTATTTTCCTGATCCAGATCTCCTTCCCTTACGATTGGACAGTGACTGGGTGGCGGGCCTAAGAGAGAGGCTTCCTGAGCTCCCGGATGCTAAAGCGGAGCGCTTCGTCAAACACTATGAACTTACAGAATACGATGCTGGAGTTTTGACATCTGAGGCCGAGCGGGCAACTTATTTTGAGGAAATTGCAAAAGGAAGGGATTCAAAACAAGTTGCAAATTGGGTCATTGGTGAATTGCTAGGTAGGCTAAATCGAGAAGGAATTTCAATTGAAAGTTCAAAGGTTGGTGCGGCGGGGTTGGGCCAGCTACTTGATTTAATTTCCGAAGGGGTTATTTCCAACAGCCTTGCCAAGAAAGTTCTTGATGAAATGTTTTCTACTGGCGAGGAAGCTGCGGTGATAGTAGAACGTCGGGGTTTTTCTCAGGTGAGTGATGAAAAACAAATAGAGGAATATGTACAAAAAGTGCTGGATGAAAACCTTGAAAAGGTAGAGGAATTTAAGAATGGTAAAGACAAGCTTCTAGGATTTTTTGTAGGACAGGTAATGAAGCTCACGGGCGGCAAAGCCAATCCACAGATGGTGAATAAAATATTACGAGATTTGCTTAGTAAATAA
- a CDS encoding Asp-tRNA(Asn)/Glu-tRNA(Gln) amidotransferase GatCAB subunit A codes for MGAKNSLVGLTVVEIRDGLRNGDFTVGELVDDHIHAAELAKSLNGYITETPDLAKDMASRSDDKISRQELGSLEGVPVAVKDLFCTKGIRTTAASKILGNFVPTYESRVTENLWGAGAVLMGKANMDEFAMGSSNITSAYGPAINPWKRESDGDDLAPGGSSGGSAALVSAGVVPAAIGTDTGGSIRQPAAFCGVVGVKPTYGRCSRWGTIAFASSLDQAGPITRSVHDAAIVLEAMSGHDGRDTTSVDRPVPQFEKFLSQSIKGLKVGVPKEYLSDSLPTEINKLWEDGGRWFKESGAELVDISLPHTKYALPAYYIVAPAEASSNLARYDGVKYGMRVSDKSLDQQYSKTRGSGFGPEVKRRIMIGTYVLSAGYYDAYYIHAQKVRRLILEDFNSAFKKVDIILTPTTPNESFGLRDKLDDPVAMYLNDIFTVPASMAGLPAISVPCGLSGTGLPLGLQLIGPAFEESRLFQFGEKLERAAEFSKKPSAYVG; via the coding sequence ATGGGTGCCAAGAATTCATTAGTAGGACTAACGGTTGTTGAAATAAGGGATGGCCTCCGTAATGGTGATTTCACTGTTGGGGAGCTTGTTGATGACCATATACATGCCGCGGAGCTCGCCAAAAGTTTGAATGGATATATTACAGAAACGCCGGATCTCGCAAAAGATATGGCCAGCAGGAGCGATGATAAAATTTCTAGGCAAGAATTAGGATCTCTTGAAGGAGTTCCTGTGGCCGTGAAAGACCTATTTTGTACCAAAGGTATTAGAACAACAGCGGCCTCCAAAATTTTGGGAAATTTTGTTCCTACTTATGAGTCGCGGGTTACTGAGAACTTATGGGGGGCAGGGGCGGTTTTGATGGGGAAAGCAAACATGGATGAATTTGCTATGGGCTCTTCTAACATCACAAGTGCTTATGGCCCCGCAATCAATCCTTGGAAGCGCGAGTCTGATGGTGATGATCTGGCGCCGGGAGGGAGTTCTGGTGGCTCCGCAGCCCTGGTTTCCGCTGGCGTTGTTCCAGCTGCGATAGGTACTGATACCGGCGGCTCCATTCGTCAACCAGCAGCGTTTTGCGGAGTGGTAGGGGTTAAACCTACCTATGGGCGATGCTCAAGGTGGGGAACAATCGCCTTTGCTAGTTCGTTGGATCAGGCAGGACCCATCACGCGGTCAGTACACGATGCGGCAATAGTTTTAGAGGCTATGTCTGGGCATGATGGGCGTGACACGACATCCGTTGATCGACCTGTCCCTCAGTTTGAGAAGTTTCTCAGTCAAAGTATCAAGGGACTGAAAGTGGGGGTCCCTAAGGAGTACTTGTCAGATTCATTGCCGACTGAGATAAATAAATTGTGGGAGGATGGAGGTCGGTGGTTTAAGGAGTCGGGGGCGGAGTTGGTCGATATAAGCCTGCCGCATACCAAGTACGCTTTACCAGCGTATTATATTGTAGCGCCTGCTGAAGCTTCTTCCAACTTAGCTCGTTACGATGGGGTTAAGTATGGAATGCGTGTTTCGGACAAAAGTTTAGACCAACAGTACTCAAAAACACGGGGTTCGGGGTTCGGCCCTGAAGTAAAGCGACGGATCATGATTGGAACCTATGTCCTTTCAGCCGGATATTATGATGCTTATTATATTCATGCCCAGAAAGTGCGACGATTGATTTTAGAAGACTTTAACAGTGCTTTTAAGAAAGTGGATATAATCCTGACACCTACTACGCCCAATGAATCTTTTGGTCTTCGCGACAAGCTTGATGATCCAGTCGCCATGTATCTCAATGATATCTTTACAGTGCCGGCCAGTATGGCTGGTTTACCAGCAATTTCGGTACCATGTGGTCTCTCTGGCACCGGCCTACCTCTGGGGCTTCAATTGATTGGTCCGGCGTTCGAGGAAAGCCGTTTGTTTCAGTTTGGGGAAAAGCTAGAGCGGGCAGCGGAGTTTTCAAAAAAACCATCTGCTTACGTAGGTTAA
- a CDS encoding Asp-tRNA(Asn)/Glu-tRNA(Gln) amidotransferase GatCAB subunit C: MDLDKETVASVAKLCRIEIQEQDLAPMAQELSNILSWIEQLREVDVSSCEPLSSVVEAELKTRDDTVMDGDVAEDIVGNAPESTNNYFLVPKVIE, from the coding sequence ATGGATTTGGATAAAGAGACTGTCGCAAGTGTTGCAAAACTTTGCCGCATTGAAATCCAGGAGCAGGATCTCGCCCCTATGGCTCAAGAACTCTCAAATATTCTTTCCTGGATAGAACAACTGCGTGAGGTGGATGTTAGCTCTTGTGAGCCATTGTCGAGTGTTGTGGAGGCGGAGTTGAAGACGCGTGATGATACGGTGATGGATGGTGATGTTGCAGAGGATATCGTCGGCAATGCTCCCGAAAGCACAAATAATTATTTCCTAGTACCCAAGGTAATTGAATAA
- a CDS encoding Holliday junction resolvase RuvX, whose product MITDTVSLFSKTLPQRGRVLGLDLGAKRIGIAISDPSRKIASPLYTLQRTKFTKDASKIKSLCRDDGVKGLIIGLPINMDGSEGKACQASREFSRLFYESSGLPILLWDERLSTIAITKTMIEADLSRRRQGEVVDKMAAAYILQGALDTIGSVGSG is encoded by the coding sequence ATGATAACAGATACTGTTTCCCTCTTTTCTAAAACCTTGCCCCAGAGAGGACGCGTTCTTGGATTAGACCTGGGAGCCAAAAGAATCGGCATCGCTATATCTGACCCAAGCCGCAAGATTGCGTCCCCACTATATACCCTTCAGCGCACCAAATTTACTAAAGATGCTTCTAAAATCAAATCTCTCTGTCGCGATGATGGTGTTAAAGGACTAATTATTGGACTTCCAATTAATATGGATGGGTCGGAGGGAAAAGCCTGCCAGGCCAGCAGAGAATTCAGTAGATTATTTTACGAATCCTCTGGGCTGCCAATACTACTATGGGACGAAAGGCTGTCGACAATAGCCATAACAAAGACAATGATCGAAGCTGATCTATCCCGACGACGTCAAGGGGAGGTCGTCGATAAAATGGCTGCAGCTTATATTCTACAGGGGGCACTGGACACGATAGGCTCAGTTGGGTCCGGATAA
- a CDS encoding transporter has protein sequence MVAIALGLIPVICLILIGCGLKQTFLSMPVFWKGLESLVYFLLFPALIIHTLSSAPLRGLDVIPLALSLLLSTFIISGLLLFLKPYLGFGNPAFTSIFMGSTRFNTYIGIAVAGSLYGETGLVIAAIVIAVLVPQVNILSILVLTKFSSAEKFKKSGWEQLMLMASNPLILASGAGIFLSLGYGSLPLVIDNLISDLGAASIPLGLMAVGAGLKSKGLHSSKKFLMWTSVFKLLLMPLIIILTCNLFGVEATHTKIAVLFGSLPAASTAYVLSRQLGGDASLMAAIITITTIASVLTMPIFLLF, from the coding sequence ATGGTCGCGATTGCCCTTGGTTTGATCCCTGTCATTTGCCTCATCTTAATTGGGTGCGGACTAAAACAAACATTTCTTTCAATGCCAGTTTTTTGGAAGGGGCTAGAAAGTCTAGTGTACTTTCTACTTTTTCCAGCCTTAATAATTCATACCTTATCGAGCGCGCCCCTGCGGGGCTTGGACGTCATCCCTTTGGCCCTGAGCTTGTTACTTTCAACATTTATTATCAGTGGACTCCTATTGTTTTTGAAACCCTACCTAGGGTTCGGCAATCCAGCTTTTACCTCAATTTTTATGGGTTCAACACGTTTTAACACGTATATCGGCATAGCAGTAGCTGGCTCGCTTTATGGTGAAACGGGACTGGTAATAGCTGCCATAGTAATAGCTGTTTTAGTTCCACAAGTGAATATTCTCTCGATTCTCGTTTTGACTAAATTTTCTTCGGCCGAAAAATTTAAAAAATCTGGGTGGGAACAACTAATGCTTATGGCTAGCAACCCCCTCATTTTAGCCTCTGGGGCAGGTATTTTTCTAAGCCTGGGATACGGCTCCCTCCCTCTAGTGATCGATAATTTGATCTCAGATTTAGGTGCCGCCTCAATCCCGCTAGGCCTGATGGCCGTGGGCGCTGGACTAAAAAGCAAAGGGCTTCATAGCTCCAAAAAATTTCTCATGTGGACCTCTGTTTTTAAGCTTTTGTTAATGCCACTAATAATAATACTAACCTGTAACTTATTTGGCGTTGAGGCCACGCATACAAAAATTGCTGTTTTATTCGGATCCCTGCCGGCAGCCAGCACCGCCTATGTGCTCTCTAGGCAACTCGGGGGAGATGCTTCTTTAATGGCAGCAATCATAACTATAACCACAATAGCTTCAGTGCTTACTATGCCCATCTTTCTGCTATTTTGA